A single genomic interval of Peribacillus sp. FSL H8-0477 harbors:
- the gcvPA gene encoding aminomethyl-transferring glycine dehydrogenase subunit GcvPA, whose product MKHRYLPMTEQDKTEMLAAIGVTTVDELFSDIPEKVRFKGEYKIKPAKSESALLKELSTLAAKNADLKQYTSFLGAGVYDHYAPIIVDHVISRSEFYTAYTPYQPEISQGELQAIFEFQSMICELTGMDVANSSMYDGGTALAEAAMLSVGHTRRQKLLVSTTVHPESREVIAAYALGRNVEVVEIPHTNGTTDLDELKNLMSEDVAGVIVQYPNFFGRIELLKEIEQVVHEQKAMMIVSSNPLALGVLTPPGKLGADIVAGDAQPFGIATAFGGPHCGYFAVTNKLLRKVPGRLVGQTVDENGKRGFVLTLQAREQHIRRDKATSNICSNQALNALAASVAMTALGKNGVKEMAMQNIQKAHYAKKAFQKKGIDIVFDGASFNEFVIKLPVPFKQCNDALFEKGMLGGLDLGRFYPELTDHMLVAVTELRTKEEIDTFAAEVGEMQ is encoded by the coding sequence ATGAAGCACCGCTACTTACCGATGACCGAACAAGATAAAACGGAGATGCTGGCTGCAATAGGCGTAACAACCGTAGATGAATTATTTAGTGATATTCCCGAAAAGGTACGCTTTAAAGGCGAGTATAAGATTAAACCCGCAAAATCTGAATCCGCTTTATTGAAGGAGTTGAGCACTCTTGCTGCTAAAAATGCTGATTTAAAACAGTATACATCGTTTTTAGGTGCAGGTGTGTATGATCATTATGCTCCGATTATTGTTGATCATGTCATTTCTCGTTCAGAGTTTTATACAGCGTATACGCCTTACCAGCCAGAAATCTCTCAAGGGGAGCTGCAAGCAATCTTTGAATTTCAAAGCATGATCTGTGAATTAACAGGTATGGATGTAGCAAATTCATCCATGTACGACGGTGGGACAGCACTTGCGGAGGCAGCTATGCTAAGCGTTGGTCATACAAGAAGGCAGAAGCTTCTTGTTTCTACGACTGTGCATCCGGAGTCAAGAGAGGTAATTGCTGCCTATGCGTTGGGACGAAATGTTGAGGTCGTAGAAATTCCGCATACAAATGGGACCACAGATCTTGATGAGTTAAAGAATTTGATGAGTGAAGACGTAGCTGGAGTAATCGTCCAATATCCAAACTTCTTTGGAAGAATTGAACTCCTTAAGGAAATTGAACAGGTGGTACATGAACAGAAAGCCATGATGATTGTATCGAGCAACCCACTGGCGCTAGGTGTATTAACACCGCCAGGCAAACTAGGTGCGGATATTGTGGCAGGTGATGCACAGCCGTTTGGAATAGCAACAGCCTTTGGCGGACCGCATTGCGGATATTTTGCCGTTACCAATAAGCTGCTGCGAAAAGTACCCGGACGTCTTGTCGGGCAAACCGTTGATGAAAATGGAAAACGAGGGTTTGTTTTGACCCTTCAAGCACGTGAACAGCATATTCGTCGTGATAAGGCGACGTCTAATATTTGTTCAAATCAAGCCTTAAATGCCCTGGCTGCCTCTGTAGCCATGACCGCTTTAGGAAAAAATGGTGTGAAAGAAATGGCCATGCAGAATATCCAAAAGGCTCATTATGCCAAAAAAGCCTTCCAGAAAAAAGGAATCGATATCGTTTTTGATGGTGCTTCATTTAATGAATTCGTCATAAAACTTCCTGTACCGTTTAAACAATGTAATGATGCTCTTTTTGAAAAAGGAATGCTCGGCGGGTTAGACTTAGGCCGTTTTTATCCGGAATTAACGGATCATATGTTAGTCGCGGTGACGGAGCTGCGGACGAAAGAAGAAATAGACACCTTTGCAGCAGAAGTGGGGGAAATGCAATGA
- the gcvT gene encoding glycine cleavage system aminomethyltransferase GcvT — protein sequence MTNLKRTALFDEYAASNGKTIDFGGWELPVQFSGIKNEHETVRTKAGLFDVSHMGEIEVKGPGSLSFLQKIMTNDVQKLTDGRAQYSAMCYENGGTIDDLLIYKKAADDYLVVVNASNIEKDFQWMQQNLSQDVELTNKSADIALLALQGPLAESILQKLAGDTDVSEISFFTFKENIDLNGKKVMVSRTGYTGEDGFEIYCNRDDAPMLWQMILSAGENEGLLPIGLGARDTLRFEAGLPLYGQELSADITPIEAGIGFAVKTNKEEDFFGKAVLASQKENGAKRKLVGIEMIDRGIPRHGYAVFSGDDLIGEVTTGTQSPTLKKNVGLVLVKKEFAEVGTEVEVEIRSKRLKAIVVATPFYKRQKN from the coding sequence TTGACTAATTTAAAACGTACGGCTTTATTTGATGAGTATGCTGCAAGTAATGGAAAGACCATTGATTTTGGCGGCTGGGAACTTCCTGTTCAATTTTCAGGTATTAAAAATGAACATGAAACTGTGCGGACGAAAGCTGGATTATTTGATGTATCGCATATGGGTGAGATCGAAGTTAAAGGACCTGGAAGCTTGTCCTTTTTACAGAAAATAATGACGAATGACGTACAGAAGCTGACAGACGGCCGTGCTCAATATAGTGCGATGTGCTATGAGAATGGCGGCACGATTGATGATTTACTGATTTATAAAAAAGCGGCAGATGATTATTTGGTCGTAGTAAATGCCTCTAATATAGAAAAAGACTTTCAGTGGATGCAGCAAAACCTGAGTCAGGATGTGGAACTGACAAATAAGTCAGCTGATATTGCGTTACTGGCACTACAGGGGCCGCTTGCAGAATCCATTCTGCAAAAACTTGCAGGAGATACAGATGTAAGTGAAATTAGTTTTTTTACTTTTAAAGAAAATATTGATTTAAATGGAAAAAAAGTAATGGTTTCTAGGACCGGTTACACAGGGGAAGATGGTTTTGAAATTTATTGTAATCGTGATGATGCTCCCATGCTTTGGCAAATGATTTTGTCAGCAGGAGAGAATGAGGGTCTTCTGCCGATTGGCCTAGGTGCACGTGACACGCTTCGTTTTGAGGCAGGACTGCCGTTATACGGTCAAGAGCTGTCTGCAGATATTACTCCAATCGAAGCGGGGATCGGTTTCGCTGTTAAGACAAATAAAGAGGAAGACTTTTTCGGCAAAGCCGTTCTAGCCTCTCAAAAAGAAAATGGTGCTAAACGGAAGCTGGTCGGAATCGAGATGATTGATCGAGGAATTCCAAGACACGGATATGCTGTTTTTAGCGGAGACGATCTGATTGGTGAAGTAACTACTGGTACACAGTCACCGACACTCAAAAAAAATGTTGGATTAGTGCTGGTGAAAAAAGAATTTGCTGAAGTCGGTACAGAGGTAGAGGTTGAAATCCGTTCTAAACGATTAAAAGCAATAGTTGTGGCAACGCCATTTTATAAAAGGCAGAAAAACTAG
- a CDS encoding DEAD/DEAH box helicase, which translates to MKIQISFDSDWSKEFLHKTAEDGPWANWDLYKLAIEAETHLAIPEFNGLQAPKHLPQLKPLPHQLEVARQVVETMHGKAILADEVGLGKTIEAGLILKEYMIRGLVKKVLILVPASLVSQWAFELNTKFHIPAVIQRKSYVWDSCDCIVSSIDTAKRDPHRDIILQQEYDLIIIDEAHKLKNNKTKNYEFVQRLKKRFCLLLTATPIQNKVEEIFHLVSLLKPGHLGNEALFSEKYKGKGRLVLEDEDLKLLVNTVMIRNRRADTGIEWTKRHVETTVIDFSPTEQALYDAIVAFKPGESGKSSSFSGLTLQREACSSREAVYYTLKNMKEKAENPSPAYLESIDQLIEKVNAVSNNSKAEKTLELIQKINDKVIIFTEYRATQLYLQWYLKQHGISSVPFRGGFKRGKKDWMRELFQNKAQVLIATEAGGEGINLQFCHHLINFDLPWNPMRLEQRIGRIHRLGQEEDVRIYNLATRNTIEDHILKLLYEKINLFEKVIGELDEILTKLDIGNIEEYLIDVVGESKTEGEMKIKMDNLSSLIQFAQQVKDGETHAATGNS; encoded by the coding sequence ATGAAAATCCAAATATCATTTGATTCCGACTGGAGTAAGGAATTTTTACATAAAACAGCTGAAGATGGACCATGGGCTAATTGGGATTTGTATAAGCTTGCCATTGAAGCGGAAACGCATTTAGCTATCCCAGAGTTTAACGGCCTTCAAGCGCCGAAACATTTACCACAGCTAAAGCCGCTTCCTCATCAGCTGGAAGTAGCTAGGCAGGTTGTGGAGACCATGCATGGAAAAGCTATCTTAGCTGATGAAGTGGGTTTAGGAAAAACAATTGAAGCAGGTTTAATATTAAAAGAATATATGATTCGCGGACTCGTAAAAAAAGTATTAATCCTAGTTCCCGCCTCCCTTGTCAGTCAATGGGCCTTTGAATTAAATACAAAATTCCATATTCCAGCGGTGATTCAGCGAAAAAGCTATGTCTGGGACAGCTGCGACTGTATCGTCTCTTCTATTGATACAGCCAAACGTGATCCCCACCGAGACATTATCCTTCAACAAGAATACGATTTAATAATTATTGATGAAGCCCATAAATTAAAAAACAATAAAACAAAAAACTATGAATTTGTGCAGCGGTTAAAAAAACGCTTTTGTCTGCTTTTGACAGCTACACCTATTCAGAATAAAGTCGAAGAAATTTTCCATCTTGTCTCACTGCTCAAACCCGGCCACCTCGGTAACGAAGCCCTGTTTTCTGAAAAGTATAAAGGCAAAGGCCGTCTTGTGTTAGAAGATGAGGATTTGAAGCTGCTCGTTAATACCGTCATGATCCGCAACCGGAGGGCAGATACTGGGATTGAATGGACCAAACGACATGTTGAAACAACAGTTATTGATTTTTCCCCAACCGAACAAGCACTGTATGATGCAATCGTGGCGTTTAAACCCGGAGAATCCGGCAAAAGCAGCTCCTTTTCGGGGCTAACTCTTCAGCGTGAAGCATGCAGCAGCAGAGAAGCCGTTTACTATACCTTAAAAAACATGAAGGAAAAAGCCGAAAATCCGTCACCAGCTTATTTAGAAAGCATCGATCAGCTTATCGAAAAAGTAAACGCCGTTTCGAACAATTCAAAAGCGGAAAAAACGTTAGAGCTTATACAGAAAATCAATGACAAAGTCATCATTTTCACAGAATACCGTGCCACACAGCTATACCTGCAGTGGTACCTTAAACAACACGGAATTTCATCGGTACCATTTCGAGGCGGCTTTAAACGTGGAAAAAAAGATTGGATGCGTGAGCTTTTTCAAAATAAGGCACAGGTACTGATTGCAACTGAAGCTGGAGGAGAAGGGATTAATCTGCAATTTTGTCATCACTTGATAAATTTCGATTTACCATGGAACCCCATGCGTCTTGAACAGCGAATCGGACGAATTCATCGTCTTGGGCAAGAGGAAGACGTTCGCATTTACAACTTAGCTACAAGAAATACGATTGAGGATCATATTTTAAAACTATTATATGAAAAAATAAATTTATTCGAAAAAGTAATCGGCGAATTGGATGAAATTTTAACTAAGCTTGATATTGGAAATATTGAAGAATACTTAATTGATGTAGTCGGTGAATCAAAAACCGAAGGAGAGATGAAAATTAAGATGGATAATTTATCGTCATTAATTCAATTTGCTCAGCAAGTAAAGGATGGTGAAACTCATGCAGCAACAGGAAATTCATAA
- a CDS encoding YqhG family protein yields the protein MQQQEIHKFLLNYFEANQCEIIENHPTHLVIGLSIEMDKELMNRPFYWHYLEKTGGVPNPMTLTLITDSLNAPEDLKGEHIHFGSPRLHQIFQSTKKLAGFIRLYEDAAVTSQQPLYPWLCLNVKISYQCDRKKDICLSIGLNLISGEIKEAFHERIVRLKVTPKIPDLFFNLSPLIMPASGLTRLDGYIRKTFEGDDHSWAEEAIVRWDNDLNLLDRFYDGQEEDENYQTEKAALRAQYEPKIDISVINGGLFYLTEKAV from the coding sequence ATGCAGCAACAGGAAATTCATAAATTTCTACTGAACTATTTCGAAGCAAATCAATGCGAAATCATTGAAAATCACCCAACCCACCTCGTCATTGGGTTAAGTATTGAAATGGATAAGGAATTAATGAATCGCCCATTTTATTGGCATTATCTCGAAAAAACAGGGGGTGTGCCTAACCCCATGACACTAACTCTGATTACCGATTCATTGAACGCACCAGAAGATTTAAAAGGAGAGCATATTCATTTTGGTTCGCCTCGTCTCCATCAAATTTTTCAATCAACGAAAAAGCTAGCTGGCTTTATTCGCCTATACGAAGACGCTGCTGTCACTTCACAGCAGCCTCTCTATCCTTGGCTATGTCTTAATGTAAAGATATCGTACCAATGCGACAGGAAGAAAGATATTTGCCTTTCAATCGGACTGAACTTAATTTCAGGAGAAATTAAAGAAGCATTTCACGAAAGAATCGTACGCCTTAAGGTCACACCAAAAATCCCTGACCTGTTCTTCAACCTCTCACCATTAATTATGCCTGCCAGCGGTCTTACACGTCTCGATGGATATATTAGAAAAACATTTGAAGGAGATGATCACAGCTGGGCTGAGGAGGCAATCGTCCGTTGGGACAACGACTTAAACCTGCTCGACCGTTTTTATGACGGGCAAGAAGAAGATGAAAATTACCAAACTGAAAAAGCCGCCCTCCGTGCACAATACGAACCTAAGATTGATATCTCCGTTATCAACGGCGGCCTGTTTTATCTGACTGAAAAAGCTGTTTAA
- a CDS encoding YqzE family protein, which produces MSTNDYIKYITQQLVRYFQVPKSERKERREQKRDEKTELSFRLFGFIPFALKMFFRK; this is translated from the coding sequence ATGTCTACAAACGATTATATTAAATATATAACGCAACAGCTTGTCCGTTATTTTCAGGTGCCAAAATCGGAACGGAAAGAACGCCGGGAACAAAAAAGAGATGAAAAGACTGAACTGTCCTTTCGTTTGTTCGGGTTTATTCCCTTTGCTTTAAAAATGTTTTTTCGTAAATAA
- the comGG gene encoding competence type IV pilus minor pilin ComGG, protein MDNEKGYSLPMIMILSASLCMIAIFTSDRFIGEKHFYKAVEERLIADHLMRLALIDLEIGLKTDQILVEESGSFKYPNGTVNYKVKTRSEDTITIDLSAVTKNNHHKEAVVYYHTDLHKMIEWVEK, encoded by the coding sequence ATGGATAACGAAAAAGGCTATTCACTGCCGATGATAATGATTCTGTCGGCATCCTTGTGTATGATTGCTATCTTCACATCAGATAGATTCATTGGGGAAAAACACTTTTATAAAGCAGTGGAAGAGCGCCTTATCGCGGATCATTTGATGAGGCTTGCATTGATTGATCTCGAAATAGGACTTAAAACAGATCAAATTTTGGTTGAGGAATCGGGGAGCTTTAAGTATCCAAATGGGACGGTTAATTACAAAGTAAAAACGAGGAGTGAGGATACGATTACAATTGACTTATCGGCAGTGACGAAAAACAATCATCATAAAGAAGCAGTGGTTTACTATCATACCGATTTACACAAGATGATAGAATGGGTGGAAAAGTGA
- the comGF gene encoding competence type IV pilus minor pilin ComGF encodes MTLQNKRGFTLIELLVSLSIFLAISSLILQMLTNVHTSLRTDVGINPKEWEIFLNQFKRQVYLSTDQKVSGNKLFLSVKNNEIVLFEQFGDKLRRRVNGTGHDVVLQNVSRFSVKKEGKLIVIEVTDKGGKLYTRSITPYINFVGVRQDG; translated from the coding sequence GTGACTCTACAAAATAAAAGGGGCTTTACCTTAATTGAACTACTTGTCTCGCTGTCCATATTTCTAGCAATCTCCTCATTAATATTGCAGATGCTGACAAATGTTCATACCTCTTTACGGACTGATGTGGGAATAAATCCGAAAGAATGGGAAATATTCTTGAATCAATTTAAGCGGCAGGTTTATCTATCTACAGATCAGAAGGTTTCAGGAAATAAACTATTTCTCTCGGTTAAGAATAATGAAATCGTCTTATTTGAGCAGTTTGGAGATAAGCTGCGTAGAAGGGTAAATGGGACCGGTCATGACGTAGTTCTGCAGAATGTATCTCGATTTTCCGTGAAAAAGGAAGGGAAATTAATTGTCATTGAGGTAACTGACAAAGGAGGAAAGCTTTATACTCGATCCATTACTCCGTATATTAACTTTGTAGGAGTTAGGCAGGATGGATAA
- the comGD gene encoding competence type IV pilus minor pilin ComGD, which yields MLQATESNHTRLGSRGYTLVEMLLVLSVFMLLTSLGFGMFPPFVKKLDTSFFLIQLSDDLYRSQEYAISNQLYVTFTFDLKKGRYLANTGTSAEHILERKVPEEITFNGGVLGQGVVFTPNGNISKGGTWLIETNEKLYKIIFNLGSGRFRIE from the coding sequence TTGCTGCAAGCGACGGAAAGTAACCATACCAGATTAGGATCAAGGGGTTATACGTTAGTTGAAATGCTCCTTGTATTATCTGTATTTATGCTGTTGACATCACTTGGCTTTGGAATGTTTCCTCCTTTCGTTAAAAAACTGGATACGAGCTTCTTTTTGATTCAGCTCAGTGATGACCTATACAGAAGTCAGGAATACGCCATTAGCAATCAGTTATATGTCACTTTTACATTTGATTTGAAGAAAGGAAGGTATCTCGCTAATACAGGAACTTCGGCTGAACACATCCTCGAACGGAAAGTGCCGGAAGAAATTACTTTTAATGGCGGGGTCCTCGGTCAAGGGGTTGTCTTTACGCCTAATGGAAATATTTCAAAAGGAGGAACTTGGCTGATTGAAACAAATGAAAAGCTATACAAAATTATCTTTAATCTAGGAAGCGGGCGATTTCGCATTGAATAA
- the comGC gene encoding competence type IV pilus major pilin ComGC: protein MLRKIMKRVKNEKGFTLIEMLVVLMVISILLIITVPNITKNQSSIQEKGCEAFVKMVQSQVQAYQIDKNVLPTSISELASEGYLKQTSCPNKSEVSINAKGEVSVVAASDGK, encoded by the coding sequence ATGCTTCGAAAAATAATGAAAAGAGTCAAAAATGAAAAAGGATTTACATTAATTGAGATGCTCGTCGTATTAATGGTCATTTCCATTCTATTAATCATTACAGTTCCAAATATTACGAAGAACCAGTCTTCCATCCAAGAAAAGGGGTGCGAGGCGTTTGTTAAGATGGTGCAATCACAGGTTCAAGCCTACCAAATCGACAAAAACGTGCTGCCGACAAGTATCTCAGAGCTGGCTTCAGAAGGGTATTTAAAGCAAACTTCCTGTCCAAATAAATCCGAAGTTTCAATTAATGCGAAGGGAGAGGTATCCGTTGTTGCTGCAAGCGACGGAAAGTAA
- the comGB gene encoding competence type IV pilus assembly protein ComGB: MKRSKWKMTEQASFLLKLGELLEYGYSLSDGIQFLKFQETKKKKVDLDEAVEELMRGYPFYAVLTALKFHPQLISFIYYAEQYGDLSRALKEAGTYWEKRSSDMEKIQKLLVYPVLLLLFVGGAFYMLQGVLLPQFEVLFSSMDAKENGFLAFVRLASSFLSYLPYLLGAAVILGVLLRQFWYMKLSPLKRRLLLLKIPILGPFIKLYETQFFASQFSSLLSGGLSLKESILLFSENQQQPFYKNLCLLIKNELTEGKPLEDILKAMPYFDKNFSIVAANGLKYGRLDQELFHYSRYLLEKIEERMTLAMRIVQPALFSFVGILVISIYLAVLLPMFSLMKDI, translated from the coding sequence ATGAAACGAAGTAAATGGAAAATGACCGAACAGGCTTCGTTTCTATTAAAGCTGGGGGAATTGCTTGAGTATGGTTATTCGCTCTCCGACGGAATTCAATTTCTGAAGTTTCAAGAAACCAAAAAGAAAAAAGTGGACTTGGATGAAGCGGTTGAAGAGTTGATGAGGGGTTATCCATTTTATGCAGTTTTAACCGCATTAAAGTTTCATCCACAGCTCATTAGTTTTATTTATTATGCCGAGCAATATGGTGATCTATCACGTGCACTGAAGGAGGCAGGCACCTATTGGGAGAAAAGATCTTCTGATATGGAAAAAATTCAAAAGCTGTTAGTGTATCCCGTTTTACTGCTTCTCTTTGTTGGAGGCGCATTTTACATGCTGCAAGGCGTATTGCTGCCACAGTTCGAAGTTCTATTCTCTTCAATGGACGCGAAAGAAAATGGTTTTTTAGCATTCGTCAGACTTGCCTCGTCTTTCCTGTCTTATCTGCCGTATCTCCTTGGAGCGGCGGTCATACTTGGTGTACTCCTCAGACAATTCTGGTATATGAAACTTTCACCCCTTAAACGCCGCCTTTTACTCTTGAAAATCCCCATATTAGGTCCTTTCATTAAACTGTATGAAACTCAATTTTTTGCAAGTCAATTTAGCAGCCTTCTTTCGGGCGGGTTGTCATTGAAAGAAAGTATCTTGTTATTTTCAGAAAATCAGCAGCAGCCTTTCTATAAGAATCTCTGTTTACTTATTAAAAATGAGCTGACAGAAGGAAAGCCCCTTGAGGACATTCTAAAAGCGATGCCGTACTTTGATAAAAATTTTAGTATTGTCGCCGCAAATGGTTTGAAATATGGTCGTCTGGATCAAGAATTGTTTCATTACAGCCGTTATCTATTGGAAAAGATTGAGGAGAGGATGACATTGGCGATGCGAATCGTCCAGCCTGCTTTATTTTCGTTTGTCGGCATCCTGGTCATTTCCATCTACCTGGCTGTATTATTACCCATGTTTTCTTTAATGAAAGATATTTAA
- the comGA gene encoding competence type IV pilus ATPase ComGA, with the protein MESIEKTADSILSRAVRLSASDIHILPRKEGPLVQFRIDNKLVPQEVLTQDESDRLISHLKFLASMDIGEKRRPQSGALTMNLEGRMVGLRLSTLPGTYSESLVIRLIPQQSILPLEQLSLFSITANKLIALLKHSHGMIIFTGPTGSGKTTTLYSLLHHARDMINRNVITLEDPIENESENVLQVQINEKAGITYSVGLKAALRHDPDIIMVGEIRDAETAKIAVRAAMTGHLILTTMHTRDAKGAIYRLLEFGVSWIEVEQTLIAITAQRLVELHCPSCGSSGCTPECMVQKRAKRASVYELLYGKELIEALKAAKGETHQAGYRQLKHEISKAIAFGYIEAEEYERLVYEHETK; encoded by the coding sequence TTGGAATCAATTGAAAAGACTGCAGACAGTATTTTATCTCGTGCCGTCCGATTATCTGCTTCGGACATCCACATTCTCCCCCGCAAAGAAGGACCCCTTGTTCAATTTCGCATCGATAACAAGCTTGTTCCACAGGAAGTACTGACTCAAGATGAGTCAGATCGGTTAATCTCTCATCTGAAATTTCTGGCATCTATGGATATCGGAGAAAAGAGGCGCCCCCAGAGTGGTGCATTAACAATGAATCTAGAAGGCCGGATGGTGGGTCTTCGGTTGTCGACCTTGCCAGGCACCTACTCAGAAAGCCTCGTTATTCGCTTAATCCCTCAGCAAAGCATTTTGCCTCTCGAACAGCTTTCCCTTTTCTCTATTACCGCCAATAAATTAATTGCCCTCCTGAAGCATTCCCATGGAATGATCATATTCACTGGTCCTACAGGCAGCGGTAAAACAACAACCCTCTATTCGTTACTTCATCATGCTAGAGACATGATTAACAGAAATGTCATCACACTCGAAGATCCCATTGAAAACGAATCAGAAAATGTTCTCCAAGTACAAATTAATGAAAAAGCAGGAATTACTTATTCTGTCGGACTAAAAGCCGCTTTAAGACATGACCCAGATATTATCATGGTTGGTGAAATTCGCGATGCGGAAACGGCCAAAATTGCCGTCAGGGCAGCCATGACAGGTCATTTAATTCTTACAACCATGCATACTAGAGATGCAAAGGGAGCGATATACCGATTACTTGAATTCGGTGTCAGCTGGATTGAAGTTGAACAGACCTTAATTGCCATAACTGCACAAAGACTGGTTGAATTACACTGTCCTAGCTGTGGAAGCAGTGGGTGCACCCCGGAATGCATGGTTCAAAAACGCGCTAAACGGGCAAGTGTCTATGAATTGCTATATGGAAAAGAGCTGATCGAAGCCTTAAAGGCAGCCAAGGGTGAGACGCATCAGGCAGGCTATAGGCAGCTAAAACATGAAATCAGTAAGGCCATTGCTTTCGGATACATCGAAGCGGAAGAATATGAACGACTGGTGTATGAACATGAAACGAAGTAA
- a CDS encoding Spx/MgsR family RNA polymerase-binding regulatory protein, which yields MKELLFFSYPSCTSCRKTKKWLTNNQITFQERHIFRDGPTTDELKKILALTTEGLDEILATRSETFKRLNINMDEMSLSNVLQLLASEPKLLRRPIITDGEKLIIGHNADALMNLLPSKQDTKLNLCLSY from the coding sequence ATGAAAGAATTACTCTTTTTTTCCTATCCAAGTTGTACTTCTTGCCGAAAGACTAAGAAATGGCTGACAAACAATCAAATTACATTTCAAGAACGGCATATTTTCCGCGATGGACCGACAACAGATGAATTAAAGAAAATTCTTGCCTTAACAACTGAAGGATTGGATGAAATTCTAGCCACAAGAAGTGAAACATTTAAACGCTTAAATATTAATATGGATGAAATGTCCTTATCAAATGTCCTCCAATTATTGGCAAGTGAACCTAAGCTGCTGCGTCGACCGATTATAACTGACGGAGAAAAATTAATTATTGGCCATAACGCGGATGCCCTTATGAATCTGCTGCCTTCGAAGCAGGATACAAAGCTGAACCTATGCTTAAGTTACTAG
- a CDS encoding helix-turn-helix transcriptional regulator — MEQTLKITNVLADPTRYHIYQYIVKQHKEVIVQEIADAFEIHPNVARMHLTKLQDVSLITSETKKTGKGGRPGRTYKLADEVIQLHFPYRDYQLLAKIAIESMMSLGEAGEKALFETGRSFGSELVKQQTMSAQPYLTFNDKLAIVKNAATLAGFSPEFQISEDQTTIYFQIHNCPFKELAKHNSSTICSMHNAYLLGMFNSVFTNVQLVEGENMINGCDLCSYRVSVTD, encoded by the coding sequence ATGGAACAAACGTTAAAAATCACAAATGTATTAGCTGATCCAACTCGTTATCACATTTATCAATACATTGTGAAACAGCACAAAGAGGTCATTGTGCAAGAAATAGCGGACGCTTTTGAGATTCATCCAAATGTTGCCCGGATGCATTTAACTAAACTCCAAGATGTGAGTTTAATTACTTCAGAAACGAAAAAGACCGGCAAAGGCGGCCGGCCAGGCAGAACCTATAAATTAGCCGATGAAGTCATTCAGCTTCATTTCCCGTACCGTGATTATCAGCTTTTAGCAAAGATCGCCATTGAAAGCATGATGTCTCTTGGGGAAGCTGGAGAAAAAGCTCTTTTTGAAACAGGTCGTTCTTTCGGTTCTGAACTGGTTAAACAGCAAACCATGTCAGCACAACCGTATCTCACTTTCAATGATAAGCTGGCTATAGTAAAAAATGCAGCAACACTCGCAGGTTTTAGTCCAGAGTTTCAAATTAGCGAAGACCAGACCACGATTTACTTCCAAATCCATAATTGTCCATTTAAAGAATTAGCCAAGCACAACAGCAGTACCATATGTTCTATGCATAATGCCTATCTGCTCGGCATGTTTAATTCCGTGTTTACAAATGTTCAATTAGTGGAGGGTGAGAACATGATTAATGGCTGTGATTTATGCTCTTATCGTGTTTCTGTTACGGACTAG
- a CDS encoding DUF2626 domain-containing protein: protein MDRMFRVCGFWTGIMAVFFYLGHMHEMSLLFFGQTGFFVLLSYLKLSERMYIYVFGAYLTVFFVGFSYYTVFMMTPGAAH from the coding sequence ATGGATCGTATGTTCAGGGTTTGTGGTTTTTGGACTGGAATTATGGCGGTATTTTTCTATTTAGGCCATATGCATGAAATGTCCTTACTTTTCTTCGGACAAACTGGATTTTTTGTACTTTTAAGTTATTTAAAGCTTTCTGAACGCATGTATATCTACGTATTTGGGGCGTATTTGACTGTATTCTTTGTAGGATTTAGTTATTATACCGTATTTATGATGACACCAGGTGCGGCTCACTAA